The following are encoded in a window of Cyprinus carpio isolate SPL01 chromosome B18, ASM1834038v1, whole genome shotgun sequence genomic DNA:
- the LOC122140438 gene encoding uveal autoantigen with coiled-coil domains and ankyrin repeats-like codes for MAGSETRVRQMQAHLVAVREHLVEELRVQLQEVKGQREAAVAELGRMQKELSQSRREAEQQKENQSSLMQELSRISHELLSKEEQINTLRTRLAEVETQQAEMLCKEAQTPSEWCPTQEKSTMTDLTTETPKPTIDLENYISKNEHTVITSSLKDALQQAETKADEALQKYQSVQEENQSLLRELNEQKTELDTIQEALQARFIPVAKVEEKEKEVERLKLALEEMEKQQNQANVNISNIKDEGVQTEEHRQPCTSEVQHNQVSSSTGIDRAECEVTRSEVKKAQLSEIESKSSTTEDLGSTSQVEKSSVEHEGKRLAQVNISEPMSSCGPSQPDSSLQAQVRSLQQQLEVSY; via the exons ATGGCTGGCTCGGAAACCCGAGTGAGACAGATGCAAGCTCATCTAGTGGCTGTCAGAGAGCACTTGGTGGAAGAACTAAGAGTCCAGCTccaagaggtcaaaggtcagcggGAGGCAGCTGTAGCCGAACTAGGGAGGATGCAGAAGGAGCTCAGCCAGAGCAGGAGGGAGGCAGAGCAGCAGAAGGAGAACCAGAGCTCCTTAATGCAGGAACTGAGTCGGATTTCCCATGAGCTTCTCAGCAAAGAAGAGCAAATAAACACGCTGAGGACCAGGTTAGCGGAAGTGGAGACACAGCAAGCTGAGATGTTGTGTAAAGAAGCTCAAACCCCATCAGAATGGTGCCCCACACAAGAGAAGAGTACCATGACTGACCTCACCACAGAAACTCCTAAACCAACTATAGATCTGGAGAACTACATTAGCAAGAATGAGCACACAGTCATAACTAGCTCACTGAAAGATGCACTGCAACAGGCTGAAACCAAAGCTGATGAGGCTCTACAGAAGTACCAGAGTGTCCAGGAGGAGAACCAGAGCCTGCTGAGAGAACTTAATGAACAAAAGACTGAGCTGGACACCATACAGGAGGCTCTGCAGGCCAGGTTTATTCCTGTTGCCAAAGTGGAGGAAAAGGAGAAAGAGGTGGAGCGACTCAAACTGGCCCTTGAAGAGATGGAGAAGCAACAAAACCAGGCCAATGTGAACATCTCAAACATAAAGGATGAGGGTGTTCAGACAGAAGAACACAGGCAGCCATGCACAAGTGAAGTACAGCATAACCAAGTATCATCTTCTACAGGGATTGACAGAGCAGAATGTGAAGTTACTAGAAGTGAAGTAAAAAAAGCGCAGCTATCTGAAATAGAAAGCAAAAGTAGCACAACTGAAGACCTGGGGAGCACATCACAAGTTGAAAAG TCATCAGTGGAGCATGAGGGAAAGAGGTTGGCTCAGGTCAACATATCAGAACCCATGAGCTCCTGTGGACCATCACAGCCTGACAGCTCCCTCCAGGCTCAGGTCCGCAGCCTGCAACAGCAGCTAGAGGTTAGTTACTGA